From one Acidobacteriota bacterium genomic stretch:
- a CDS encoding DUF4157 domain-containing protein, giving the protein MGFGIWDFGFGSKIPDSRFQDSEIPDSEIPGSEIPGFRDSRFRNPKSEIPNPQSEIAMRSLSSTSHQLIEAFFREHLGDAMFELPKTYIAAGRVARVAAAALRIQGITIGPFVFIAPALLERTGGRITLPRDLVVHEIAHVVQYRRHGFFGFLWKYFGDYLRNIRKQGNWSAKSRHAAYLAIPFEIEARQTAYEFVRWFAKRRNSGLTAQECRSELSSGQVP; this is encoded by the coding sequence TTGGGATTCGGGATTTGGGATTTCGGATTTGGATCCAAAATTCCAGATTCCAGATTCCAGGATTCCGAGATTCCAGATTCCGAGATTCCAGGTTCCGAGATTCCAGGATTCCGAGATTCCAGATTCCGAAATCCCAAATCCGAAATCCCAAATCCCCAATCCGAAATCGCCATGCGTTCTCTTTCTTCAACATCCCATCAGCTGATTGAAGCTTTTTTTCGCGAGCATCTGGGCGATGCAATGTTCGAATTGCCCAAGACCTACATCGCGGCGGGGAGAGTCGCGCGCGTCGCGGCGGCGGCGCTGCGGATACAGGGGATAACGATCGGGCCCTTTGTCTTTATCGCTCCGGCGTTGCTTGAAAGGACCGGCGGAAGGATTACTCTGCCGCGCGATCTTGTCGTCCACGAGATCGCCCACGTCGTTCAATATCGCCGGCACGGCTTTTTCGGGTTCTTGTGGAAGTACTTCGGCGATTATCTGCGGAACATCCGCAAACAGGGAAATTGGTCGGCAAAATCGAGACACGCGGCCTACCTCGCTATCCCTTTTGAGATCGAAGCGAGGCAAACCGCGTATGAATTCGTCCGCTGGTTCGCGAAGAGGCGAAATTCAGGGCTTACTGCTCAAGAATGTCGAAGTGAACTTTCTTCTGGTCAAGTTCCTTGA
- the rpoZ gene encoding DNA-directed RNA polymerase subunit omega: MAAETEVTEKVIPEIDSKYRMIILAAQRAKQLQRGANARVDLDPRKHKNTRIALKELDQKKVHFDILEQ; the protein is encoded by the coding sequence ATGGCCGCCGAAACCGAAGTGACCGAAAAGGTCATTCCCGAGATCGATTCGAAGTATCGAATGATCATCCTCGCCGCACAACGCGCCAAGCAGTTGCAGCGAGGTGCGAACGCTCGTGTCGACCTCGACCCGCGCAAGCACAAGAACACTCGCATCGCGCTCAAGGAACTTGACCAGAAGAAAGTTCACTTCGACATTCTTGAGCAGTAA
- a CDS encoding electron transfer flavoprotein-ubiquinone oxidoreductase has translation MIEREQLEMDVIFVGAGPANLAAALHLKSKIKEHDEFIDKGIKKGNKIGDLEIGIVEKGSFVGAHILSGAVMDPIAIRELMPDFLEQGCPVDSAVTSDAFWYLTEGRRINAPVIPPPLKNKGKYIVSLSRVCEWLGEKCEAAGINIFPEFPASEILYDENERVIGIRTGDKGIDKEGKPKGNFEAGVDILAKVTVLGEGSRGSLTKQLTKRLGLEKEEDPQVFSLGVKEIWEVPAGNFEEGKVVHTLGFPTDTQTYGGGWIYGMKDNKISIGYVTGLDYKDPLIDPHAEFQKFKSHPAIAEVLKGGKMLKYGAKTINAGGYWTMPKLYADGVLLVGECAAFLNGQRIKGIHLAMKSGMLAAETIVGAFEHADFTSNTLRHFAEKVDHSWIYDELYPVRNFHASFQSGRWSALINSGFQFLTGGLAWGFMPKEHHVAGHERMEKLGAADEKRYENLKFDKELTFNKVTDVFYAAVAHDEDQPAHLHILDTEICATRCAEEYGNPCQRFCPASVYEMEQSEATGRREIKVNFSNCVHCKTCDIADPYQIINWVTPEGGGGPDYKGM, from the coding sequence ATGATCGAACGCGAACAACTCGAAATGGACGTCATTTTCGTCGGTGCCGGCCCGGCCAATCTTGCCGCGGCGCTTCATTTGAAGAGCAAGATCAAAGAGCACGACGAATTCATCGACAAAGGCATCAAGAAAGGCAACAAGATCGGCGATCTCGAGATCGGGATCGTCGAGAAAGGATCCTTCGTCGGTGCGCATATCCTGTCCGGCGCGGTGATGGATCCGATCGCGATTCGCGAACTTATGCCCGATTTTCTCGAACAGGGTTGTCCGGTCGATTCGGCGGTCACGAGCGACGCCTTCTGGTACCTGACCGAAGGGCGCCGGATCAATGCGCCCGTGATTCCTCCGCCGCTCAAGAACAAGGGCAAATACATCGTCAGTCTGTCGCGCGTTTGCGAATGGCTCGGCGAGAAATGCGAGGCGGCCGGAATCAACATCTTTCCGGAGTTTCCCGCTTCCGAAATATTGTATGACGAAAACGAGCGCGTGATCGGAATCCGTACCGGCGACAAGGGAATCGACAAGGAAGGCAAGCCGAAAGGAAACTTCGAGGCGGGCGTCGATATTCTGGCGAAGGTGACCGTTCTCGGTGAGGGCTCGCGCGGTTCGCTGACGAAACAGTTGACAAAGCGCCTCGGGCTTGAAAAGGAAGAAGATCCGCAGGTCTTCAGTCTCGGTGTCAAAGAGATTTGGGAAGTTCCGGCCGGCAATTTTGAGGAGGGAAAGGTCGTCCACACGCTCGGATTTCCGACCGATACCCAAACCTACGGCGGCGGCTGGATCTACGGGATGAAAGACAACAAGATCAGCATCGGCTACGTCACCGGGCTCGATTACAAGGATCCCCTGATCGATCCACACGCGGAGTTTCAGAAGTTCAAGTCGCACCCAGCCATCGCCGAGGTCCTAAAGGGCGGCAAGATGCTGAAATACGGTGCGAAGACGATCAACGCCGGCGGATACTGGACGATGCCGAAATTGTACGCGGACGGCGTGCTCCTCGTCGGCGAATGCGCGGCGTTTCTTAACGGCCAGCGCATCAAGGGCATTCATCTTGCGATGAAGTCGGGAATGCTGGCTGCCGAAACGATCGTCGGCGCATTCGAACACGCGGATTTCACTTCGAACACGCTCCGCCATTTCGCGGAGAAGGTCGATCACAGTTGGATCTACGACGAACTCTATCCGGTGCGCAATTTCCACGCGTCGTTCCAGTCGGGACGCTGGTCGGCGCTCATCAACAGCGGATTCCAGTTCCTCACCGGAGGGCTCGCTTGGGGCTTTATGCCGAAGGAGCATCACGTCGCCGGGCACGAGCGAATGGAGAAGCTCGGCGCGGCGGACGAAAAGCGTTACGAAAATCTCAAGTTCGACAAAGAACTAACCTTCAACAAGGTGACCGACGTTTTTTATGCGGCGGTCGCGCACGACGAGGATCAGCCGGCGCATCTGCATATTCTCGACACAGAGATCTGCGCGACGCGCTGCGCCGAGGAATACGGCAATCCGTGCCAGCGTTTCTGCCCGGCATCGGTTTACGAGATGGAGCAGAGCGAAGCGACCGGGCGCCGCGAGATCAAGGTCAACTTCTCGAACTGCGTCCATTGCAAGACGTGCGACATCGCCGATCCGTACCAGATCATCAATTGGGTCACGCCTGAAGGCGGCGGCGGCCCCGATTACAAGGGAATGTGA
- a CDS encoding DUF3142 domain-containing protein produces the protein MPHTEFRRNSRRTVAGILLTFAVVCLVGCAGRRTVNPELGRTMPPRMLWAWERKEDLRFLDPAKFGVAFHAQTLKLTKNEVLFQPRRQPLETAPGTYIIAVTRIETEKKAESRALLSADQRAKLVGLVKRTLELPNVRAVQIDYDAAVSERRFYREFMNDLRTDLPDEIPLTMTALASWCIGDAWFNDLPVDEAVPMAFVMGADSDRVRDFLAKGNDWREPLCRGSYGFAVEEPINAPLRPERRIYYFKSSAWERADIDKLR, from the coding sequence ATGCCGCATACGGAATTTCGTCGAAACTCCCGCCGAACAGTCGCAGGCATTCTGCTGACGTTCGCCGTGGTCTGTCTGGTCGGCTGCGCCGGCCGCCGCACGGTCAACCCGGAATTGGGTAGGACGATGCCACCGCGTATGCTCTGGGCCTGGGAACGGAAGGAAGACCTTCGGTTTCTCGATCCGGCAAAATTCGGCGTCGCGTTTCACGCGCAAACGCTGAAGCTTACGAAGAACGAAGTCTTGTTCCAACCGCGCCGTCAGCCCCTCGAAACAGCCCCCGGGACGTACATCATTGCGGTTACGCGCATCGAAACCGAGAAGAAAGCGGAGTCGCGCGCGCTTCTGTCGGCCGATCAACGAGCGAAACTCGTCGGATTGGTCAAACGAACGCTCGAGTTGCCGAACGTGAGAGCGGTTCAGATCGATTATGACGCGGCTGTTTCGGAGCGTCGGTTCTATCGCGAGTTTATGAACGATCTGCGCACCGATCTGCCCGACGAGATCCCTTTAACGATGACGGCGCTCGCCTCCTGGTGCATCGGCGACGCGTGGTTCAACGATCTTCCGGTCGACGAAGCCGTCCCGATGGCCTTCGTGATGGGCGCGGATTCCGACCGCGTCCGCGACTTTCTCGCGAAGGGCAACGACTGGCGCGAGCCGCTCTGCCGCGGGAGTTACGGATTCGCCGTCGAAGAGCCGATCAACGCGCCGCTCAGACCGGAACGCCGGATATACTATTTCAAATCGAGCGCCTGGGAACGGGCCGATATCGATAAACTCAGATGA